In Entomomonas moraniae, one DNA window encodes the following:
- the accD gene encoding acetyl-CoA carboxylase, carboxyltransferase subunit beta, giving the protein MSNWLVDKLIPSIMRSEAKKSSVPEGLWHKCVSCEAVLYRPELEKNLDVCPKCGHHMRINARKRLDIFLDKENRVEIAKDLEPIDRLKFKDSKRYKDRIVAAQKETGEKDALVAMSGTLLNNPIVACAFEFSFMGGSMGSVVGEKFVQAANIAIEKKCPFVCFSTSGGARMQEALLSLMQMAKTSAVLARMRELGIPYISVLIDPIYGGVSASLSMLGDLIVAEPNALIGFAGPRVIEQTVREKLPEGFQRSEFLLKHGSIDLIIPRNELRSRLAKVLAQLQGLPSTTHNTVVQTVLDIADPASEAAVVAEEQTVEKKTKHKEKPAKK; this is encoded by the coding sequence ATGAGTAACTGGTTGGTTGATAAACTAATTCCTTCCATTATGCGCTCTGAAGCTAAAAAGAGTTCAGTACCCGAAGGTTTATGGCATAAATGCGTATCTTGTGAAGCCGTTTTATATCGTCCTGAATTAGAAAAAAATTTAGATGTATGCCCTAAGTGTGGGCATCATATGCGTATTAATGCACGTAAGCGCTTAGATATTTTCTTAGATAAAGAAAACCGCGTTGAAATTGCAAAAGATCTCGAGCCAATCGATCGTTTAAAGTTCAAAGATTCTAAACGTTATAAAGACCGCATTGTCGCTGCACAAAAAGAAACGGGCGAAAAAGATGCATTAGTTGCTATGAGCGGTACATTATTAAACAATCCTATTGTTGCTTGTGCTTTTGAGTTTAGCTTCATGGGTGGATCCATGGGTAGCGTTGTAGGAGAAAAGTTTGTTCAAGCAGCCAATATAGCTATTGAGAAGAAATGCCCCTTTGTTTGCTTCTCCACATCAGGTGGTGCTCGTATGCAAGAAGCATTATTATCTTTAATGCAAATGGCCAAAACATCGGCTGTATTAGCCCGTATGCGCGAACTCGGTATTCCCTACATCTCTGTCTTAATAGACCCTATTTACGGTGGTGTTTCTGCTAGTTTATCGATGCTTGGTGACTTAATTGTTGCTGAGCCTAATGCATTAATCGGTTTTGCTGGCCCTCGAGTTATTGAACAAACCGTTCGCGAGAAACTTCCTGAAGGTTTCCAACGCAGTGAGTTTTTATTAAAACATGGTTCAATTGACTTGATCATTCCTCGTAATGAGTTACGTAGCCGTTTAGCAAAAGTCCTTGCTCAGCTTCAAGGCCTCCCGTCTACAACTCACAATACCGTTGTTCAAACTGTATTAGACATTGCTGATCCTGCATCAGAAGCAGCGGTTGTAGCAGAAGAACAAACTGTAGAAAAAAAGACAAAGCATAAAGAAAAACCTGCAAAGAAATGA
- the folC gene encoding bifunctional tetrahydrofolate synthase/dihydrofolate synthase yields the protein MIKHHLNDWLAYLEKLHPSTIDMGLGRLQQVAKKLQLAKPAPLVITVTGTNGKGSTCAFIAALLESQGLSVGIYTSPHLIHYQERIAINQQLVSEDSICHAFEKIEQARGNISLTYFEFGTLAAFLLFQQAHLDAVVLEVGLGGRLDAVNLVDADIAVVTSIGIDHQEWLGNTRESVGFEKAGIFRENHPAVCGDSNPPNTLIEQAKQKKAPFYVRDKDFTLTLEDNHWQWQGINKQGTAQTLSNIPLLNLPMNNAALALQVFSLLDFPWQEHKLINALQHVKVMGRLERHVINYHNKKCTLLLDVAHNPHAANFLANYLKSHPTTGKRYAVFGLLADKDLEGVINPLANLIESWAVAPLSTPRSNTAEHLAQKLQEKELHVTLHNSIVKAIEAQLDSISPEDEIIIFGSFYVVADALQWLNTFK from the coding sequence ATGATTAAACACCATCTTAACGATTGGTTAGCCTATCTTGAGAAGTTACACCCTAGTACCATTGATATGGGACTAGGGAGGCTACAACAGGTAGCTAAAAAACTGCAATTAGCTAAACCTGCACCATTAGTCATTACCGTTACGGGTACAAATGGCAAGGGCTCAACCTGTGCCTTTATTGCTGCACTCCTAGAAAGCCAAGGGTTAAGCGTGGGTATTTACACTTCACCTCACCTTATTCATTATCAAGAACGCATTGCAATTAACCAACAACTGGTTAGTGAAGACTCTATTTGCCATGCCTTTGAAAAAATAGAACAAGCGCGTGGCAATATTTCGCTCACTTATTTTGAGTTTGGCACATTAGCAGCTTTTTTATTATTCCAACAAGCTCATTTAGATGCAGTCGTTTTAGAAGTAGGCTTAGGTGGAAGATTAGATGCGGTTAATCTGGTTGATGCGGATATTGCTGTTGTTACCAGTATTGGCATTGATCACCAAGAATGGCTAGGGAACACCCGCGAATCAGTAGGATTTGAAAAAGCAGGAATTTTTAGAGAAAATCACCCTGCTGTATGTGGAGATAGTAATCCACCCAACACATTAATTGAACAAGCCAAACAAAAAAAAGCACCTTTTTATGTAAGAGATAAAGATTTTACTCTCACACTAGAAGATAACCATTGGCAATGGCAAGGCATTAATAAACAAGGAACAGCACAAACACTCTCTAACATTCCACTGCTTAATTTACCCATGAATAATGCTGCACTAGCCTTACAGGTTTTTAGTCTATTAGATTTTCCATGGCAAGAACATAAGCTTATTAATGCTTTACAGCATGTTAAAGTAATGGGACGCTTAGAACGACACGTTATAAATTATCATAATAAAAAATGTACTCTTTTATTAGATGTAGCTCATAACCCTCATGCAGCTAACTTTTTAGCTAATTACTTGAAAAGCCATCCAACGACTGGGAAAAGATATGCCGTGTTTGGCCTCTTAGCAGATAAGGACCTAGAGGGTGTTATCAATCCACTTGCTAACCTTATTGAAAGTTGGGCAGTTGCACCACTTTCCACACCGAGGTCAAATACTGCGGAACATCTTGCCCAAAAGTTACAAGAGAAAGAGCTACATGTCACCTTGCATAATAGCATTGTAAAAGCTATCGAAGCCCAATTAGACAGCATCTCACCTGAAGACGAAATCATTATTTTTGGTTCTTTTTATGTTGTAGCCGATGCTTTACAATGGCTAAACACATTTAAATAG
- a CDS encoding SPOR domain-containing protein — MALFDGNLKQRLIGTIVLIILAVVFLPMIFNNRGEKLPETIVTVPTEPTRPETSTTPSQPEVTTATVTNQAATNTVVTTIPQPEHNAQPVTSTQQTTAVEQNTNTTTPAANTNTQQTSPQTNNPITPSWTIQIAAVSNPTNAEEFTNKLRKANYNAYTRKEGNIYRIFVGPFINKTEAFRTQKLIEKQFKEKGIVREFKPERN, encoded by the coding sequence ATGGCCCTTTTTGATGGAAACCTCAAACAAAGACTCATTGGAACTATCGTACTGATCATTTTGGCTGTAGTATTTTTACCCATGATATTTAATAATAGAGGAGAAAAACTACCCGAAACTATTGTCACTGTGCCTACAGAACCTACAAGGCCTGAAACTTCTACTACACCATCTCAACCAGAAGTTACAACTGCAACCGTTACTAACCAAGCAGCAACTAATACTGTTGTAACAACTATTCCACAACCTGAACACAACGCTCAACCTGTAACATCGACACAACAAACCACAGCAGTGGAACAAAACACTAATACAACAACACCGGCTGCAAATACCAACACACAGCAAACATCACCCCAGACAAACAATCCAATAACCCCTTCATGGACAATTCAGATTGCGGCTGTTTCTAATCCAACTAACGCAGAAGAGTTTACTAATAAATTACGAAAAGCAAATTATAATGCCTACACACGCAAAGAGGGTAATATATACCGTATTTTTGTAGGGCCATTTATTAACAAAACAGAAGCTTTTCGAACACAAAAGCTGATTGAAAAACAATTTAAAGAAAAAGGTATTGTTAGAGAATTTAAGCCTGAAAGAAATTAG
- a CDS encoding LysR family transcriptional regulator, which translates to MTEKSLPVDVNDLTLFAKVIDYGSFTTAADRIGLPKSTLSRRITRLEHQLGERLIIRNTRSLAITEFGQAILDHAHAIEQEALAVADLANYRQMTPTGTLKVSMPPNYIDFIKKDFFQQFIVKYPHVRLDLDFSSRRVDILAEHYDLAIRMASTLADDTTLVARPLKVLAGGLYASPMYLKKHGVPKCPNELEEHVGIHLANSLGEIQQWQLSCGKESWQGIPSGPVISNSIEIVRLLAVQGVGIVSVTTTLVQQMVEEGRLVRLLEGWNMPTVTMWAITSGRKLLPLKVQVFLKELKEALL; encoded by the coding sequence ATGACAGAAAAATCATTACCAGTGGATGTAAATGACTTAACCTTATTTGCAAAAGTTATTGATTATGGTAGTTTTACTACGGCAGCAGACCGTATTGGTTTACCTAAATCAACCTTATCAAGGCGTATTACACGTTTAGAACATCAATTAGGTGAGCGCTTAATTATTCGTAATACACGTAGTTTAGCGATTACAGAGTTTGGCCAAGCGATATTAGATCATGCTCATGCCATAGAGCAAGAGGCATTGGCTGTTGCTGATTTAGCTAATTATCGGCAAATGACGCCCACAGGAACTTTAAAAGTTTCTATGCCCCCGAATTATATCGATTTTATTAAAAAGGATTTTTTCCAACAATTTATTGTTAAGTATCCGCATGTAAGATTAGATTTAGACTTTTCTAGCCGTCGTGTTGATATTTTAGCTGAGCATTATGATTTAGCTATCCGTATGGCATCCACACTTGCTGATGATACAACCTTAGTTGCTAGACCTCTTAAAGTTCTGGCTGGCGGTTTATATGCTAGCCCTATGTATTTAAAGAAACATGGGGTTCCTAAGTGCCCTAATGAGCTTGAAGAACACGTAGGTATACATTTAGCTAACTCTTTGGGGGAAATACAACAATGGCAGCTTAGCTGTGGTAAAGAAAGCTGGCAAGGCATTCCAAGCGGGCCTGTTATATCAAACTCAATAGAAATAGTAAGGCTTCTTGCTGTGCAAGGTGTTGGCATTGTTTCAGTCACAACGACACTGGTTCAACAGATGGTTGAGGAGGGTAGACTGGTTCGTTTATTGGAGGGGTGGAATATGCCCACCGTAACCATGTGGGCGATTACTTCGGGGAGAAAGCTGCTCCCTTTGAAAGTGCAAGTTTTTTTGAAAGAGTTAAAGGAAGCTTTATTATAA
- a CDS encoding polyprenyl synthetase family protein: MSLIVTYQKICQERVNALLANLFLAPQPELARLYEAMHYSVMIGGKRVRPLLVYGACETLGGTLSQADGAACAVELIHAYSLVHDDLPAMDNDDLRRGQPTTHKAYDEACAILVGDGLQTMAFEVLVDPKLNENPAEISLEMIKVLSRASGVKGMVGGQAIDLQSVGKKLDQPALEKMHRYKTGALIEASVLLGALASHQVSDQQIQQLKEYSQAIGLAFQVQDDILDVESDTQILGKTQGADIAHDKPTYPALLGLEGAKRYTKQLHEQAINALASFSSNADVLRDLATYIVERRF, from the coding sequence ATGAGTCTAATAGTCACTTACCAAAAAATATGTCAAGAGCGCGTAAATGCATTATTAGCTAATTTATTTCTAGCTCCTCAGCCAGAATTAGCAAGGCTCTATGAAGCAATGCATTATAGCGTGATGATTGGTGGTAAACGGGTTAGACCTTTATTAGTTTATGGTGCCTGTGAAACATTAGGGGGTACTTTATCTCAGGCTGATGGTGCGGCATGTGCTGTGGAGTTAATTCATGCATATTCTTTAGTACACGACGATTTGCCTGCAATGGATAATGACGATTTACGTAGGGGGCAACCCACAACACACAAAGCCTATGATGAAGCTTGCGCTATTTTAGTTGGAGATGGTTTACAAACGATGGCTTTTGAAGTGTTGGTAGATCCCAAACTCAATGAAAACCCAGCAGAAATATCTCTTGAAATGATAAAAGTTTTGAGCAGAGCCTCGGGTGTTAAGGGCATGGTAGGTGGTCAAGCGATCGATTTGCAGTCAGTGGGCAAAAAATTAGATCAGCCAGCCTTAGAAAAAATGCACCGTTATAAGACAGGCGCTTTGATAGAGGCAAGTGTTTTACTTGGTGCATTAGCCAGCCATCAAGTTAGCGACCAGCAAATACAGCAGTTGAAAGAGTATTCTCAAGCGATTGGGTTAGCATTCCAAGTCCAAGATGACATTTTAGATGTTGAGAGTGATACACAAATACTCGGTAAAACGCAGGGAGCCGATATTGCTCATGATAAACCAACCTATCCAGCTTTATTAGGGCTAGAGGGAGCTAAACGTTATACAAAGCAGCTTCATGAACAGGCTATCAATGCGTTAGCTAGTTTCTCTAGTAACGCTGATGTTCTAAGGGATTTAGCCACTTATATTGTAGAGAGACGTTTTTAG
- a CDS encoding exodeoxyribonuclease VII small subunit has translation MAKKKATQSFEESLLELQTLVERMESGNLSLEESLSDFEKGIRLTRECQQSLTDAEQKVQMLVEKDNKLETIPFDVDDK, from the coding sequence ATGGCAAAGAAAAAAGCTACACAGAGTTTTGAGGAGTCACTACTAGAGCTGCAAACATTGGTAGAGCGTATGGAATCTGGTAATCTTTCTTTAGAGGAGTCATTATCTGATTTTGAAAAAGGAATACGCTTAACGAGAGAATGTCAGCAGTCGTTAACGGATGCAGAACAAAAAGTGCAGATGCTTGTAGAAAAAGATAATAAACTTGAGACGATTCCTTTTGATGTGGATGATAAATAA
- a CDS encoding NADAR family protein, producing MLTIQTLCDRYRVGERFDYLFFWGHSGNKVSKNCLSQWYPAGFEIDGVFYPTAEHYMMASKAALFGDVSMHAKILIAQDAPTVKALGRKISGFDQTIWDANCSQIVIDGNFAKFSQIPELKDYLLNTKNKILVEASPYDNVWGIGLDENANNIENPLVWKGANLLGFALMVVRDRLNRGDE from the coding sequence ATGTTAACGATTCAAACATTGTGTGATCGCTACCGAGTTGGTGAACGATTTGATTATCTGTTTTTTTGGGGGCACTCAGGAAATAAAGTTTCCAAAAATTGTCTTAGCCAGTGGTATCCTGCGGGATTTGAAATAGATGGGGTATTTTACCCAACTGCAGAGCATTATATGATGGCATCAAAAGCGGCGTTGTTTGGTGATGTTTCCATGCATGCTAAGATTTTAATAGCGCAAGATGCCCCGACAGTAAAAGCGTTAGGAAGAAAAATTAGTGGGTTTGATCAAACCATTTGGGATGCTAATTGCTCTCAAATAGTGATTGATGGAAATTTTGCTAAGTTTTCACAGATTCCTGAGTTAAAAGATTATTTATTAAATACAAAAAATAAAATATTAGTAGAAGCGAGTCCCTATGATAATGTATGGGGGATAGGTTTAGATGAAAATGCAAATAATATAGAAAATCCTCTTGTATGGAAGGGCGCTAATTTATTGGGATTTGCATTAATGGTTGTTCGAGACCGTTTGAATAGAGGTGATGAGTAA
- a CDS encoding lipopolysaccharide kinase InaA family protein: MTTLCIKTISPEYYQAITRGAKVLEQDTTAPKVLQLLDGGFLKLFRRKRWFSSELFYPYVKRFANNASILKEVGIATPEILNLYRFSYNQLDFTAVHYHPLPGDTLRNVLSTADETVKKHFIRLFGELLATLHEHGIYFRSIHLANVLVLPDQQLGLIDFADMKKQSHALSQAKRTRNLKHLQRYQQDTHWLFSEYYDVFLEAYKRVAGAKNALFLKCNNKD; this comes from the coding sequence ATGACAACACTATGTATAAAAACAATCAGTCCTGAGTATTACCAAGCAATAACCCGAGGGGCTAAAGTCTTAGAACAAGACACGACAGCGCCTAAAGTCTTGCAACTGCTAGATGGTGGTTTTTTAAAGTTATTTCGTCGTAAACGTTGGTTTTCATCTGAGTTATTCTATCCTTATGTCAAGCGGTTTGCTAATAATGCTTCTATTTTAAAAGAGGTAGGCATTGCAACGCCTGAAATTTTGAATCTTTATCGTTTTTCTTATAATCAGCTTGATTTTACAGCAGTGCATTATCACCCATTACCAGGCGATACTTTGCGTAATGTCCTTTCTACAGCAGATGAAACGGTAAAAAAACATTTTATACGGTTATTTGGAGAGTTATTAGCGACACTTCACGAGCATGGCATTTATTTTCGTTCTATTCATTTGGCTAATGTGCTGGTTTTGCCTGATCAACAATTGGGTTTAATAGATTTTGCGGATATGAAAAAGCAATCTCATGCATTATCTCAAGCTAAGAGAACTCGAAACTTAAAACATCTGCAACGCTATCAACAAGATACTCATTGGTTATTTAGTGAGTATTATGACGTTTTTTTAGAGGCATATAAACGTGTTGCAGGTGCTAAAAATGCTTTATTTTTAAAATGCAATAATAAAGACTAG
- a CDS encoding Pr6Pr family membrane protein, giving the protein MKYLYSLIIILALTCIGIESYFCITERLLPFHLEGAFSRAVFYFSFFTVLSTLALSLGCLFVIFKPHYQSSALAVLRIDGIVGVIITGIVYNLVLRGMYQPNLLVLRITTEFLHVVIPVLGVIGWVFFDPHPVLTKRSVINSFIPPIIYLIYTFVRGAITGLYPYPILDINLIGYAQVLINVGAITACFIGFAFLLYWLDNCRLIKR; this is encoded by the coding sequence ATGAAATATCTTTATTCACTCATTATTATTTTAGCCCTTACTTGTATTGGTATAGAGTCTTATTTTTGTATTACGGAAAGGCTCTTACCATTTCATCTCGAGGGAGCTTTTTCAAGAGCAGTTTTTTACTTTAGTTTTTTTACGGTATTATCAACGCTGGCTTTAAGCTTGGGCTGTTTATTCGTTATATTTAAACCACATTACCAATCAAGTGCTTTGGCAGTATTACGGATTGATGGGATTGTCGGCGTTATTATTACTGGGATTGTTTATAATCTTGTCCTACGAGGGATGTACCAACCCAATTTATTAGTACTTAGAATAACAACGGAGTTTTTACATGTTGTTATTCCTGTATTAGGGGTTATTGGGTGGGTATTTTTTGATCCCCACCCCGTATTGACTAAACGCTCTGTAATTAATTCATTTATTCCTCCGATTATTTATTTGATTTATACCTTTGTTCGTGGGGCAATAACAGGTTTATACCCTTATCCTATCCTCGATATCAATTTAATAGGCTATGCACAGGTATTAATCAATGTAGGTGCCATTACAGCTTGCTTTATAGGGTTTGCGTTTCTACTTTATTGGCTAGACAATTGCAGGTTAATAAAACGCTAA
- the rplT gene encoding 50S ribosomal protein L20: MARVKRGVVARARHKKILKLAKGYYGARSRVFRVAKQAVIKAGQYAYRDRRQKKRQFRALWIARINAGARVNGLSYSRLIAGLRKATIEIDRKVLADLAVNDKAVFAAIVEKAKAALA; encoded by the coding sequence ATGGCTCGTGTAAAACGTGGTGTGGTAGCTCGTGCTCGTCACAAGAAAATTTTAAAGTTAGCTAAAGGTTACTACGGTGCGCGCTCTCGTGTATTCCGTGTGGCTAAACAAGCTGTTATCAAAGCGGGACAGTATGCTTACCGTGACCGTCGTCAGAAAAAACGTCAATTCCGTGCTTTATGGATTGCGCGTATTAATGCGGGGGCTCGTGTTAACGGTCTTTCTTATAGCCGCTTGATTGCTGGTCTTAGAAAAGCTACGATTGAAATTGATCGTAAAGTGTTAGCTGATTTAGCTGTTAATGATAAAGCAGTGTTTGCTGCTATCGTTGAAAAAGCTAAAGCTGCTTTAGCTTAA
- the rpmI gene encoding 50S ribosomal protein L35: protein MPKVKMKTKSGAAKRFRITAGGVKFKHAYKSHILTKMSTKRKRQLRGASLLHASDVAAVKRSLRLR, encoded by the coding sequence ATGCCAAAAGTAAAAATGAAAACCAAAAGTGGTGCTGCAAAGCGCTTTAGAATAACGGCTGGCGGTGTAAAGTTTAAACACGCTTACAAAAGCCATATCTTAACCAAAATGTCTACTAAGCGTAAGCGTCAGCTTCGCGGTGCATCTTTATTGCATGCATCTGATGTAGCTGCTGTAAAACGTTCTTTACGTTTACGTTAA
- the infC gene encoding translation initiation factor IF-3 — translation MTIKREMRQDKKNQPKAPINENISSPEVRLIGADGQQVGVVSIEDALNAAEEAKLDLVEISPDASPPVCKIMDYGKHLFEKKKQAAVAKKNQKQVQVKEIKFRPGTEEGDYQVKLRSLKRFLEDGDKAKVSLRFRGREMAHQELGMVLLKRVEEDLAELGTVEQFPKMEGRQLTMVLAPKKK, via the coding sequence ATGACTATTAAGCGTGAAATGAGACAAGATAAGAAAAATCAACCAAAAGCACCTATTAATGAAAATATTAGTTCTCCGGAGGTGCGATTAATTGGCGCCGATGGTCAACAAGTAGGTGTTGTATCTATTGAGGATGCCCTTAATGCAGCGGAAGAAGCTAAGTTAGATTTGGTCGAAATCTCGCCTGATGCATCGCCTCCTGTATGTAAAATAATGGATTATGGCAAGCACCTGTTTGAAAAGAAAAAACAAGCAGCGGTTGCCAAGAAAAACCAAAAGCAAGTTCAAGTTAAAGAAATTAAGTTTCGTCCAGGGACGGAAGAAGGGGACTATCAAGTTAAATTACGTAGCTTGAAACGTTTCCTAGAAGATGGGGATAAGGCTAAGGTATCATTAAGATTCCGTGGTCGTGAAATGGCCCATCAGGAGCTGGGAATGGTACTACTAAAGCGAGTTGAAGAAGACTTAGCTGAACTTGGTACTGTAGAACAGTTTCCTAAAATGGAAGGGCGTCAACTCACTATGGTGTTGGCACCTAAGAAGAAATAA
- the thrS gene encoding threonine--tRNA ligase: protein MPVITLPDGSQRVFNHSVSILEIAQSIGTGLAKAAIAGRVDERLVDLCDLVDQDATVQIITAKNEEGVEIIRHSCAHLVGHAVKQLYPTAKMVIGPVIKEGFYYDIAFERPFTPEDLAAIEKRMQELIAKDYDVIKKMTPRDEVIKVFAARGEDYKLRLVDDMPDEKAMGLYYHEEYVDMCRGPHVPNTRFLKAFKLTKISGAYWRGDSKNEQLQRIYGTAWADKKQLAEYIQRIEEAERRDHRRIGKQLDLFHTQEEAPGMVFWHPNGWSIYQVLEQYMRRVQREHGYEEIKTPQIVDRVLWEKSGHWTNYAENMFTTSSENRDFAIKPMNCPCHIQVFNQGLKSYRDLPLRLAEFGSCHRNEPSGALHGIMRVRGFTQDDAHIFCTEDQIATEVSAFINLTLAVYADFGFKDIELKLSTRPEKRVGSEELWDKAEHALQTALDTAGLKWELQPGEGAFYGPKIEFSLKDCLGRVWQCGTIQCDFNLPQRLSAEYVAEDNSRKVPVMLHRAILGSFERFIGILIEHYEGFFPAWLAPIQAVVLNITDNQANYAEKVAKDLSQKGFRVKADLRNEKIGFKIREHTLQKIPYLLVVGDREVETGSVAVRTHNGKDLGSMTIDEFNALLTTAVEQRGRIN from the coding sequence ATGCCCGTTATTACTCTTCCTGATGGAAGTCAGCGTGTTTTTAATCATTCCGTTAGTATTCTTGAAATTGCACAATCTATTGGCACAGGTCTAGCTAAAGCAGCGATCGCTGGGCGTGTTGATGAGCGTTTGGTCGATTTATGTGATCTCGTTGATCAAGATGCTACGGTACAAATTATTACAGCGAAAAATGAAGAGGGTGTTGAGATCATTCGTCACTCTTGTGCGCACTTAGTAGGGCATGCAGTAAAGCAGCTATATCCAACCGCCAAAATGGTAATCGGGCCTGTGATTAAAGAAGGCTTTTATTATGATATTGCCTTTGAGCGTCCGTTTACACCAGAAGATTTAGCTGCGATTGAAAAGCGGATGCAAGAATTAATCGCTAAAGATTACGATGTGATTAAAAAAATGACACCGCGTGATGAAGTGATTAAAGTTTTTGCTGCGCGCGGAGAGGATTATAAATTGCGCTTAGTTGATGATATGCCTGATGAAAAAGCCATGGGGCTTTATTATCATGAAGAATATGTGGATATGTGTCGTGGGCCTCACGTGCCTAATACCCGATTCTTAAAAGCATTTAAATTAACAAAAATTTCAGGTGCATACTGGCGCGGTGATTCTAAAAATGAACAGTTACAACGTATTTATGGTACGGCTTGGGCAGATAAAAAACAGCTCGCTGAGTATATTCAACGTATAGAAGAGGCCGAAAGACGTGATCACCGTCGAATCGGTAAGCAGCTTGATCTATTCCATACTCAAGAAGAAGCCCCAGGTATGGTGTTTTGGCATCCTAATGGCTGGTCTATCTATCAAGTGCTAGAGCAGTATATGCGTCGCGTTCAGCGTGAGCATGGCTACGAAGAAATTAAAACGCCACAAATTGTAGACAGAGTATTATGGGAAAAGTCAGGGCATTGGACTAACTATGCAGAGAATATGTTTACAACAAGTTCTGAAAATAGAGATTTTGCAATCAAACCAATGAACTGCCCTTGTCATATTCAAGTCTTTAATCAAGGTTTAAAAAGCTATCGTGATTTACCATTGCGTTTAGCTGAGTTTGGTAGTTGTCATCGTAATGAGCCATCAGGCGCTTTGCACGGTATTATGCGTGTACGCGGATTTACCCAAGATGATGCACATATTTTCTGTACTGAAGATCAAATCGCTACTGAGGTGTCAGCCTTTATTAATTTAACATTGGCTGTATATGCTGACTTTGGTTTTAAAGACATTGAACTTAAATTATCAACTCGACCAGAAAAACGAGTGGGTTCAGAAGAGTTATGGGACAAAGCAGAGCATGCACTGCAAACCGCTTTAGATACAGCAGGGCTTAAGTGGGAATTACAACCCGGTGAAGGGGCTTTTTATGGACCTAAGATTGAATTTTCATTAAAAGACTGTTTAGGTCGCGTGTGGCAATGTGGTACAATACAATGCGATTTTAACCTACCGCAACGTTTAAGTGCTGAGTACGTTGCAGAAGACAACAGCCGCAAAGTGCCTGTTATGTTGCATCGTGCTATTTTAGGTTCCTTTGAGCGTTTTATTGGAATTTTAATTGAGCATTATGAAGGATTTTTTCCTGCATGGCTTGCACCAATTCAAGCAGTAGTGTTAAATATTACAGATAATCAAGCAAATTATGCTGAAAAAGTAGCTAAAGATCTTTCTCAAAAAGGTTTTCGTGTAAAAGCGGACTTGAGAAATGAAAAAATTGGCTTTAAAATTCGCGAGCATACTTTGCAAAAAATTCCTTATCTTCTTGTTGTTGGAGATAGGGAGGTTGAAACAGGGTCCGTTGCAGTGCGTACTCACAATGGTAAAGACTTAGGTTCTATGACAATTGATGAATTTAATGCACTTCTTACTACAGCAGTAGAGCAACGTGGTCGTATTAATTAA